A genome region from Glutamicibacter arilaitensis Re117 includes the following:
- a CDS encoding ISL3-like element ISAar42 family transposase, which yields MHHATFAAPDLTTFCRLDELGLEAVGQRLEPDRAVIECRVVEDDPWCRKCGAEGAPRDTVTRPLAHEPFGHRPTTLLIRVRRYRCVSCRRTWRQDTSKAAAPRAKISRGGIGWALTAIVVDHLTVSRAAAGLGVSWHTANTAILAEGKRRLIDDPARFDGVTTIGVDEHVWRHTRFGDKYVTVIIDLTPAREKTGPARLLDMIEGRSKSVFKQWLAGRPKQWRDGIEVVAMDGFSGFKTAAAEELPDAVAVMDPIHAVRLAGDALDACRRRVQQDTTGHRGMKGDPLYKARRTLHTGASLLTDKQRARLNAVFASEEHVEVEATWGIYQRIVAAYREPDKKKARQAMQAVIATITTGVPAALVEIRKLGRTMKQRAADILAFFDRPGTSNGPTEAINGRLEHLRGSALGFRNLTHYIARSLLEAGGFRPHLHP from the coding sequence TTGCACCACGCTACCTTCGCCGCGCCCGACCTGACCACGTTCTGCCGTCTCGACGAGCTCGGCCTCGAGGCCGTTGGGCAGCGTCTCGAGCCAGATCGGGCGGTGATCGAGTGCCGCGTCGTCGAGGACGACCCGTGGTGTCGGAAGTGCGGCGCCGAGGGCGCGCCACGGGACACGGTGACGCGCCCGCTGGCGCATGAACCGTTCGGGCACCGGCCGACGACGCTGCTAATCCGGGTGCGCCGCTACCGGTGCGTGTCCTGCCGCCGCACCTGGCGGCAGGACACGTCGAAGGCGGCCGCGCCCCGGGCGAAGATCTCCCGCGGCGGGATCGGGTGGGCACTCACTGCGATCGTGGTCGACCACCTCACCGTCTCGCGCGCCGCCGCCGGTCTCGGGGTGTCGTGGCACACCGCGAACACCGCGATCCTCGCCGAAGGCAAGCGGCGCCTCATCGACGACCCGGCCCGGTTCGACGGGGTCACCACGATCGGCGTCGACGAGCACGTCTGGCGACACACCCGATTCGGCGACAAGTACGTCACCGTGATCATCGACCTCACGCCCGCCCGCGAGAAGACCGGCCCCGCGCGCTTGCTGGACATGATCGAAGGCCGCTCCAAGTCCGTCTTCAAGCAGTGGCTCGCGGGCCGCCCGAAGCAGTGGCGCGACGGGATCGAGGTGGTCGCGATGGACGGGTTCAGCGGGTTCAAGACCGCCGCCGCGGAAGAGCTCCCCGACGCGGTTGCGGTGATGGACCCAATCCATGCCGTCCGTCTCGCTGGCGACGCGCTGGATGCCTGCCGGCGCCGGGTCCAGCAGGACACCACCGGGCACCGCGGGATGAAGGGCGACCCGCTCTACAAGGCCCGCCGCACCCTCCACACCGGCGCGAGCCTGCTCACCGACAAGCAGCGGGCACGCCTGAACGCGGTGTTCGCGAGCGAGGAGCATGTCGAGGTCGAGGCGACCTGGGGCATCTACCAGCGCATCGTCGCCGCCTACCGGGAACCCGACAAGAAGAAGGCCAGGCAGGCCATGCAGGCGGTGATCGCCACGATCACCACCGGGGTTCCCGCGGCGCTCGTGGAGATCCGCAAGCTCGGCCGCACCATGAAGCAACGCGCCGCCGACATCCTCGCGTTCTTCGACCGGCCCGGCACCAGCAACGGCCCGACCGAGGCGATCAACGGCCGCCTCGAACACCTCCGCGGCTCCGCGCTCGGCTTCCGCAACCTCACCCACTACATCGCCAGGTCGCTGCTCGAAGCCGGAGGGTTCAGACCTCACCTACACCCTTGA
- a CDS encoding DUF4192 family protein translates to MTSISSNVSIAAFVRTSLKLDPQESVAILLCKGRSVVATLRVDIANGGQVTQWIDAIHSLVGQIITDNGIDATVLVAYDDRGEFKGRGYSELDNLMMLIGAPIRRAVLVANGQIMDFNGDGTDAVAYSEVEAEPLTLEDRLNGKNPLRAKDIEHCEESSIEVQTIAVARVAEIMKMGDSLEEIAPKIGHEMATQIAIYREAGEVTEEVAGWLTGTFSVKLGRDMAVLALAGTATDKVEIASYLIGDRVVEDRQILEDGHEMLFESLAQIAGSPRPNILCAVAWAHWTRGNSTEAMATLTEVIELEPNHELGNLFMKLIASGKVSKTAMKNPKQ, encoded by the coding sequence ATGACTAGCATCTCAAGCAACGTGAGCATCGCAGCTTTCGTCCGCACCAGCCTCAAGCTCGACCCGCAGGAATCTGTGGCCATCTTGCTCTGCAAAGGTCGGTCGGTAGTCGCCACCCTGCGAGTAGACATTGCAAATGGCGGACAGGTGACCCAGTGGATTGACGCAATCCACAGCCTTGTCGGTCAGATCATCACCGACAACGGCATTGACGCTACTGTCCTCGTAGCGTACGACGATCGCGGAGAATTCAAGGGTCGCGGGTACAGCGAACTAGACAACCTCATGATGCTGATCGGCGCACCAATCCGGCGCGCGGTACTCGTCGCCAACGGCCAGATCATGGACTTCAACGGCGATGGCACCGACGCAGTAGCCTACTCAGAGGTCGAAGCGGAACCGCTCACCCTTGAAGACCGACTAAACGGAAAGAACCCATTGCGCGCCAAGGACATCGAGCACTGCGAAGAATCCAGCATCGAGGTGCAGACCATCGCAGTAGCGCGAGTGGCCGAAATAATGAAGATGGGAGACAGCCTCGAGGAAATCGCTCCCAAGATCGGCCATGAAATGGCTACTCAAATCGCGATCTACCGCGAAGCTGGGGAAGTGACCGAAGAAGTTGCCGGGTGGCTCACCGGAACGTTCAGCGTCAAGCTAGGCCGAGATATGGCCGTCCTTGCACTGGCAGGAACCGCCACGGACAAGGTAGAAATTGCCAGTTACCTAATCGGTGATCGAGTAGTCGAAGATCGGCAGATCCTAGAAGATGGCCACGAAATGCTCTTCGAATCACTGGCCCAGATCGCCGGGAGTCCGCGCCCCAACATCCTCTGCGCTGTAGCATGGGCGCACTGGACACGAGGGAACAGCACCGAAGCGATGGCCACTCTAACCGAAGTGATCGAGTTAGAACCCAACCACGAGCTAGGAAATCTGTTCATGAAACTCATAGCAAGCGGTAAAGTCTCCAAAACGGCGATGAAGAATCCAAAGCAATAA
- a CDS encoding ApeA N-terminal domain 1-containing protein, whose amino-acid sequence MDISSLLSGDSVTGLLVDGEDGTPYVGATLTIDAERGIVLEIPYIEHPEVPQFQHVAKWFKDRQVPPNMILQTVDGDLGLFGNQWKGYRDSNNQSLGMIRPNELVVGEYNGELSQPLLLEKVRSRIDGLSEWTSIRSIDFTRITDDQGLIKELNVKAKPVASDTWCQGEATMQIVSEWKTSYPDKESRYGLNIDEGTVLVSNFDSPRSFRDHLKEQSKVRDLLTLLVGRSIHFRQHKGLFADEGVAVGGGVGASVRG is encoded by the coding sequence ATGGATATATCTTCTCTCCTCAGTGGAGATTCAGTCACTGGGCTACTGGTAGATGGAGAAGACGGAACACCATATGTTGGGGCCACCCTCACAATTGACGCTGAACGTGGGATAGTCCTAGAAATTCCATATATCGAGCATCCCGAAGTCCCACAATTTCAGCATGTCGCTAAGTGGTTTAAAGACCGGCAGGTGCCACCTAACATGATTCTACAAACTGTTGATGGAGACCTCGGACTCTTTGGCAATCAATGGAAAGGCTATAGAGATTCGAATAATCAGTCACTCGGTATGATTCGGCCAAACGAATTGGTGGTGGGGGAATACAACGGCGAATTATCTCAGCCTCTATTACTTGAAAAGGTACGCAGTAGGATCGATGGGTTATCCGAGTGGACTTCGATACGTTCCATAGACTTCACACGCATCACTGATGATCAAGGGCTTATCAAAGAGTTAAACGTCAAGGCTAAACCAGTCGCAAGCGACACATGGTGCCAAGGAGAAGCAACCATGCAGATCGTTTCCGAATGGAAAACCTCATACCCTGACAAAGAGAGCCGCTACGGACTGAACATTGATGAGGGGACAGTACTCGTATCGAACTTTGATTCCCCTAGGTCCTTTAGAGATCACTTAAAAGAACAGAGCAAAGTGCGTGACTTGCTGACCCTGCTCGTTGGTAGATCCATTCATTTCAGGCAGCATAAGGGGCTCTTCGCAGATGAGGGTGTAGCGGTCGGTGGCGGGGTGGGCGCGTCGGTGCGGGGATAG
- a CDS encoding ABC transporter ATP-binding protein yields MSSSHTTPSEVAFNAVSVNYGPRRALDNVSATIAAGEIVAVVGPNGCGKSTLLSLLTGYHPAFTGTVTVDGEDISTMRARDRARKIGVLRQHTGPLPDVTVTELVALGPQKLSTHQVNRTLARVGLDELATEPVAALSGGQLQRALLARALRHDPTLLVLDEPTNHLDVQHRFALMELLQDLRVTVLCALHDLDLAIRYTDDMLLLAEGQLRAHGHPDAVLTKSRVLEVFAIDSESVTTARGQTHLLLRSARARAAGE; encoded by the coding sequence ATGAGCTCATCGCATACGACGCCATCCGAAGTGGCTTTCAACGCCGTGTCCGTGAACTACGGACCACGGCGCGCGCTCGACAACGTCAGCGCCACAATCGCAGCGGGTGAGATCGTCGCCGTCGTCGGACCCAACGGATGCGGCAAGTCAACTCTCCTGAGCCTCCTTACCGGATACCATCCGGCCTTCACCGGCACCGTCACGGTCGACGGTGAAGACATCAGCACGATGCGCGCTCGCGACAGGGCTCGGAAGATCGGAGTTCTCCGGCAACACACGGGGCCCCTTCCCGACGTCACCGTGACCGAACTCGTCGCTCTGGGCCCTCAGAAACTCTCCACGCACCAGGTCAATCGCACCCTGGCGCGCGTCGGACTCGACGAACTCGCGACCGAACCAGTCGCGGCTCTCTCCGGCGGACAACTGCAACGCGCACTTCTCGCACGAGCCCTCCGTCACGACCCCACTCTGCTGGTGCTGGACGAGCCCACGAACCACCTCGACGTCCAGCACAGATTCGCCCTCATGGAGCTCCTGCAAGACCTTCGGGTAACGGTCCTCTGCGCCCTCCACGACCTCGACCTCGCGATCCGCTACACGGACGACATGCTCCTCCTCGCCGAGGGGCAGTTGCGCGCACACGGACACCCCGACGCCGTGCTGACGAAGTCTCGGGTTCTCGAAGTCTTCGCGATCGACAGCGAAAGCGTGACCACAGCCCGAGGCCAGACGCATCTTCTCTTACGCTCCGCGCGAGCTCGTGCCGCCGGGGAGTGA
- a CDS encoding FecCD family ABC transporter permease, with protein MLPEETRRRRTGALRAIPLTAILIGLLFLLLTVMVISVGVGAVSIAPGEVIEVISGRVAGKPELGSLDFIVWELRMPRVLQAAVVGAALAVAGACAQVLVRNPIADPYVLGLSSGAGVAAVLVITSVGVTTFGVLLLPVASFVGAAATGIIVAATATSRWGMSAGRLVLSGVAIGQLLGGVMSFLLIRSGNSDATQQVMFWLLGSLAGAQWRLLLVIGPVIIVAIVLVAMSSGRLDLLGLGDAQAAASGVHPGRSRVLVFALASLMTGAAVAVSGTIGFVGLIVPHIARLLVGGMHKRVIPVSALLGAILLSSADLAARTVLASSELPVGIFTAAIGVPIFILLMRKNRAMALS; from the coding sequence ATGCTTCCTGAGGAGACGCGCAGACGCCGAACCGGGGCCCTGCGCGCCATCCCTCTGACCGCCATCCTCATCGGGCTCCTCTTCCTGCTTCTGACAGTGATGGTGATCAGCGTCGGTGTCGGCGCGGTATCGATCGCCCCCGGAGAGGTGATCGAGGTCATCTCCGGGCGCGTGGCGGGAAAACCCGAGCTTGGCTCCCTGGATTTCATCGTCTGGGAACTACGCATGCCGCGCGTGTTGCAGGCCGCAGTGGTCGGCGCCGCCCTGGCAGTCGCCGGAGCGTGCGCACAGGTCCTCGTCCGCAACCCCATCGCCGACCCCTACGTCCTCGGCCTGTCTTCCGGAGCCGGGGTCGCGGCGGTCCTGGTCATCACTTCCGTCGGTGTTACCACCTTCGGAGTGCTGTTGCTCCCGGTCGCCTCTTTCGTCGGTGCCGCTGCGACCGGAATCATCGTCGCGGCCACAGCGACCTCACGCTGGGGGATGTCCGCAGGCCGACTGGTGCTGTCCGGAGTCGCGATCGGTCAACTTCTCGGAGGGGTGATGTCCTTTCTCCTCATCCGATCCGGGAATTCCGATGCCACTCAGCAGGTGATGTTCTGGCTTCTCGGGAGTCTGGCAGGCGCCCAATGGCGACTGCTGCTCGTCATCGGCCCCGTGATCATCGTCGCGATCGTTCTCGTCGCAATGTCTAGCGGGCGCCTTGACCTCCTCGGCCTCGGAGACGCTCAAGCGGCCGCGTCAGGGGTGCATCCGGGGCGTTCCCGGGTGCTCGTCTTCGCTCTCGCTTCCCTGATGACCGGCGCCGCAGTCGCCGTCTCGGGGACTATCGGCTTCGTGGGCCTCATCGTGCCGCACATCGCCCGTCTCCTCGTGGGCGGTATGCACAAGCGCGTCATTCCCGTGTCTGCGTTGCTGGGGGCGATCCTGCTCAGCTCGGCGGACCTCGCCGCGCGCACCGTGCTAGCATCGTCAGAGCTTCCAGTCGGGATCTTCACCGCGGCGATCGGCGTGCCAATCTTCATCCTCCTCATGCGCAAGAATCGCGCCATGGCCCTCTCATGA
- a CDS encoding ISL3-like element ISAar39 family transposase, producing the protein MPHATFSSPDLDAFCGLDGLGLTATGQRIETGQAVLECRVLADDQWCHRCGQAGVPRGTVLRTIVHVPLGWRPTMLQVRVRRYRCPDCCTVWRQDTTAAAASRTKLSRDAVFWALKSVVIDRMSIARVAENLGTAWHTVNDAVLEAGSELLINDPARFEGVRVLGVDEHVWSHTRGGNKYVTVIIDLTPVRDGTGASRLLDMVPGRSKKVLKTWLDQQEQGFRDRIETVAMDGFTGFKTAAAEEIPQAVAVMDPFHVVALAGDALDRCRQRIQQTTCGHRGRSGDPLYGIRRVLRTGADLLTDRQCGRLSSVFAADEHAAVEATWGIYQRIVQAYRNPDRVAAKQQLTAVIQDLAGNVPASLTEVITLGRTLKRRAGDVLAYFDRPGTSNGPTEAINGRLEHLRGTALGFRNLAHYILRSLLDTGGFRPLLHRQMR; encoded by the coding sequence ATGCCCCACGCTACCTTCTCGTCCCCTGATCTCGATGCCTTCTGCGGCCTGGACGGGCTCGGCCTCACAGCCACCGGCCAGCGCATCGAGACGGGCCAGGCAGTTCTGGAGTGCCGGGTCCTCGCGGACGATCAGTGGTGCCATCGCTGCGGCCAGGCCGGAGTTCCTCGCGGCACGGTCCTCAGGACGATCGTGCACGTCCCCCTCGGCTGGCGACCGACGATGCTGCAGGTCAGAGTGCGTCGCTACCGCTGCCCGGACTGCTGCACCGTGTGGCGTCAGGACACCACAGCCGCTGCCGCGTCCCGCACGAAGCTGTCGCGCGACGCGGTCTTCTGGGCACTCAAGAGCGTGGTCATCGACCGGATGTCGATCGCGCGGGTCGCCGAGAACCTCGGCACCGCCTGGCACACCGTGAACGACGCTGTCCTCGAAGCCGGCTCCGAGCTCCTGATCAACGATCCTGCCCGGTTCGAGGGGGTCCGGGTCCTCGGCGTGGACGAGCACGTCTGGTCCCACACCAGAGGCGGTAACAAGTACGTCACCGTGATCATCGACCTGACCCCGGTCCGCGATGGCACCGGAGCCTCGAGGCTGCTGGACATGGTCCCCGGCCGTTCGAAGAAGGTGCTCAAGACCTGGCTCGACCAGCAGGAACAGGGCTTCCGCGACCGGATCGAGACCGTGGCGATGGACGGGTTCACCGGTTTCAAGACCGCCGCTGCGGAAGAGATCCCGCAGGCCGTCGCGGTGATGGATCCGTTCCACGTCGTCGCCCTGGCCGGTGACGCACTGGACCGCTGCCGGCAACGGATCCAGCAGACCACCTGCGGGCATCGTGGCCGATCCGGGGATCCTCTCTACGGGATCCGCCGAGTCCTCCGCACCGGCGCAGACCTCCTGACCGATCGCCAGTGCGGCCGCCTGAGCAGCGTGTTCGCCGCAGACGAGCACGCCGCAGTGGAGGCGACCTGGGGCATCTACCAGCGGATCGTCCAGGCATACCGCAATCCCGATCGCGTTGCCGCCAAGCAGCAACTCACCGCCGTGATCCAGGACCTCGCCGGCAACGTTCCAGCCTCGCTGACCGAGGTCATCACGCTCGGCCGCACTCTGAAACGCCGGGCCGGGGACGTGCTGGCCTACTTCGACCGGCCCGGCACCAGCAACGGCCCAACAGAGGCTATCAATGGCCGCCTCGAGCACCTCCGTGGCACCGCGCTGGGCTTCCGCAACCTCGCCCACTACATCCTCCGATCCCTCCTCGACACCGGCGGATTCAGACCCCTGCTACACCGTCAAATGCGATGA
- a CDS encoding DJ-1/PfpI family protein: protein MSTNTWSSPVTGLTCHGCVETVTAQLIAVRGVKEVNIDLVEGGVSTVSVVADRELTDGEVEGVLHAGGAFALARVDAMSFLGSTTNAPDLAVDVLFFDGAEELDAIGPWEVLRFWAELGDRRVDVRAVSLDGKSVRCAKGLTVDVDGSLGDRPIDLLIVPGGRGADILAGDLEQVGRISRLAEQGATMASVCTGAQVLGAAGLLDGINATTHWMARGQLQKSHPSARISSGERWVDSGDVVTSAGVSAGIDMALHLVDRFDSRAVAHRICSVMEYPWHPEARGEAVIST from the coding sequence ATGAGCACGAACACATGGAGCTCCCCGGTGACGGGCTTGACCTGTCACGGTTGTGTCGAGACGGTCACCGCGCAGTTGATTGCTGTGCGCGGCGTCAAAGAGGTGAACATCGATCTCGTCGAGGGTGGCGTATCCACGGTGAGCGTGGTCGCCGACCGTGAGCTCACGGACGGCGAGGTCGAGGGCGTACTACACGCCGGCGGCGCATTCGCACTCGCTCGTGTTGATGCGATGAGCTTCCTCGGTTCGACTACGAACGCGCCCGACCTCGCAGTCGACGTGCTTTTCTTCGACGGGGCCGAGGAACTCGATGCAATCGGTCCCTGGGAAGTGCTCCGCTTCTGGGCGGAGCTTGGTGACCGACGCGTCGACGTGCGTGCGGTGAGTTTGGACGGCAAGTCGGTCCGTTGCGCGAAGGGGCTCACCGTCGATGTCGACGGTAGCCTTGGCGACCGCCCCATCGATCTTCTTATAGTCCCGGGTGGTCGCGGTGCCGACATCCTCGCGGGGGATCTCGAACAGGTCGGGCGGATCTCGCGCCTCGCTGAACAGGGAGCAACGATGGCGTCCGTGTGCACTGGCGCCCAGGTGCTCGGCGCTGCTGGCCTTCTCGACGGGATCAATGCGACGACCCACTGGATGGCCCGCGGCCAGCTCCAGAAGTCCCACCCGTCAGCGCGCATCTCGTCGGGCGAACGATGGGTCGACTCTGGCGATGTCGTCACGAGCGCCGGCGTGTCGGCCGGAATCGACATGGCCCTGCACCTCGTAGATCGGTTCGACTCCCGCGCCGTCGCTCACCGAATCTGCAGCGTGATGGAGTACCCGTGGCATCCAGAAGCTCGCGGCGAGGCCGTTATCTCTACATGA
- a CDS encoding ABC transporter substrate-binding protein: MDHSDHSGHSAGSSASPTGAADVVTDPTCPAVVSLESVPERVVTMDAGAAAFLIELGLGDTVVGTAAPDFKTDFSGDIRAQLDAVPVLDDGQGSAEAVIASDPDLVTGISQYEFGGFDGTASVDQLESAGSAALSACGAVQDVPVDNIDETYRYISALSDAFDVTERGEELIDRIRTQVSDATAASRDADVPVLSLSSVPDAGAGINTNGGSRLANGIITLAGGTNIARDQLQDFASLSAEAVTEANPAVIVVVSGFADSSDEDLKAAIMASPLLAETDAVKNENVVVVPQRILLSPSLLNADAVQIIADAVANAS; the protein is encoded by the coding sequence ATGGACCATTCCGACCACAGCGGGCACTCCGCCGGCTCCTCGGCTTCTCCCACCGGCGCCGCCGACGTCGTTACCGACCCCACATGCCCGGCGGTTGTCTCACTCGAATCCGTCCCCGAGCGCGTTGTGACCATGGACGCCGGAGCGGCGGCCTTTCTCATCGAACTCGGACTCGGCGACACGGTTGTGGGCACTGCGGCTCCAGACTTCAAGACCGACTTCTCCGGAGACATCCGCGCTCAACTCGACGCAGTGCCCGTTCTTGACGACGGACAGGGGTCAGCTGAGGCAGTGATCGCCTCCGACCCGGACCTGGTCACGGGAATCTCGCAGTACGAGTTCGGCGGTTTCGACGGCACCGCGTCTGTCGATCAGCTGGAGTCCGCGGGATCTGCCGCCCTGTCCGCCTGCGGCGCGGTGCAGGATGTCCCGGTGGACAACATCGATGAGACGTACAGGTATATAAGCGCGCTCTCCGATGCATTCGACGTTACCGAGCGTGGCGAGGAGCTGATCGACCGGATTCGTACTCAGGTCTCAGACGCGACGGCGGCCTCGCGGGACGCAGACGTGCCCGTGCTCAGCTTGTCCTCCGTGCCCGACGCTGGCGCGGGCATCAACACCAACGGCGGATCAAGGCTAGCGAACGGCATCATCACCTTGGCCGGCGGTACCAACATCGCCCGTGACCAGCTCCAGGACTTCGCAAGCTTGTCTGCGGAGGCGGTGACAGAGGCCAACCCGGCTGTGATCGTGGTGGTGTCCGGTTTCGCGGATTCCAGCGATGAGGACCTGAAGGCGGCCATCATGGCCAGCCCGCTGTTGGCCGAGACCGACGCCGTCAAGAACGAGAACGTCGTCGTGGTGCCGCAGCGCATCCTCCTGTCACCGAGCCTGCTGAATGCGGACGCCGTCCAGATCATCGCGGATGCGGTCGCGAATGCTTCCTGA
- a CDS encoding ParA family protein, whose translation MATTIALVQTKGGVGKTTSAIYLACALIVLGFTVELWDTDMQGSATEWAEDAQEAGTPLPFPVEIVNIAKLKRLAGKSTKDFVIIDTPPGDPATIDAAIRAADVVIMPTEPAVMDLRRLVATNSNLPSDKARIALFTKVNEQTVALRDSLEFLEDSDLALFSTRIKHRQAFKTIPGEIPTDLMGYEEVAKELMEALS comes from the coding sequence ATGGCTACCACTATTGCGCTTGTGCAAACCAAAGGCGGCGTAGGTAAGACAACCAGCGCGATCTACCTCGCTTGTGCTCTGATCGTTCTGGGGTTCACTGTAGAGCTTTGGGATACCGACATGCAGGGGTCAGCAACCGAATGGGCCGAAGACGCTCAGGAAGCCGGCACTCCGCTGCCGTTCCCTGTCGAAATCGTGAACATCGCCAAGCTGAAGAGACTTGCAGGAAAGAGCACTAAGGATTTCGTCATTATTGACACTCCCCCAGGTGACCCGGCCACTATCGACGCGGCAATCAGAGCTGCTGATGTAGTCATCATGCCGACAGAGCCGGCAGTCATGGATCTACGAAGGCTCGTTGCTACGAACTCGAACCTTCCAAGCGACAAAGCCCGCATTGCCCTTTTCACTAAGGTCAACGAGCAAACGGTCGCACTACGGGATAGCTTAGAATTCCTGGAAGATAGCGACCTGGCACTATTCAGCACCCGAATCAAGCACCGCCAAGCATTCAAGACCATTCCAGGCGAAATTCCTACCGACCTAATGGGCTATGAAGAAGTTGCCAAGGAACTAATGGAGGCACTGTCATGA
- a CDS encoding toxin-antitoxin system HicB family antitoxin has protein sequence MSSLKDKMKPTGKTANEKAPSVSESFRNPEANEQEMKPLNVRIPKELHTQIKLYAAANDIKQQVLVAQALQEFLEKRA, from the coding sequence ATGAGCAGCCTTAAAGACAAAATGAAGCCGACCGGGAAAACGGCAAACGAAAAAGCGCCCTCTGTGAGCGAGAGCTTTAGGAACCCCGAAGCAAACGAGCAGGAAATGAAACCGCTCAACGTGAGGATTCCTAAGGAATTGCATACACAGATAAAGCTCTATGCTGCGGCTAACGACATTAAGCAGCAAGTTCTCGTGGCACAAGCCCTTCAAGAGTTTTTAGAGAAGCGCGCCTAA
- the nrdH gene encoding glutaredoxin-like protein NrdH — MKTPVIVYSKPSCVQCNATYRALDKKGIPYEMIDISQDVEALEYVRSLGYTQAPVVVTDRDHWSGFRPDKIDVL; from the coding sequence ATGAAAACGCCCGTAATCGTCTACAGTAAGCCTTCTTGCGTCCAGTGCAACGCCACCTACAGGGCGCTAGACAAAAAGGGAATCCCGTACGAGATGATCGACATCAGCCAGGATGTGGAAGCGCTCGAATATGTTCGCTCATTGGGCTACACGCAAGCCCCTGTTGTGGTCACAGATCGAGATCATTGGTCAGGTTTCCGGCCGGATAAGATCGACGTTCTCTAA
- a CDS encoding IS3-like element ISAar24 family transposase (programmed frameshift) has translation MPRPYPPEFRARAIALVREGRQVKQTALDLGIHEVTLHNWLRQDDIDLGRRPGLSSQESAELRAARGRVRQLEQEIAILRRAATWLDEEGGVGPKRAHPVIDRLVDAGAPTSTCCRLLGVSRQGYYRYRKRPTSATELRRRWLTGLIREIHVASRGTYGYRRIHTELTIGMNIPCSSRLISVLMTRAGIGGLPGPARIKRLKGVATADDLVNRKFHRLALNELWVTDITEHPTREGKIYCAAVLDACSRKIIGWAIDSKQDSTLVVNALDMAIRARQPGPGGIVHADHGVQFTSWVFTQKIRSAGLLPSFGTVGDGLDNAMMESFWSTMQIELLNRKKWKTRIELANAIFEYIEVFYNRRRRHSSLEYATPHDYDLARTPRALTTIGS, from the exons ATGCCACGCCCGTACCCTCCCGAGTTCCGTGCCCGTGCCATCGCTCTGGTCCGCGAGGGCCGCCAGGTCAAGCAGACCGCACTGGACCTGGGCATCCACGAGGTCACCCTCCACAACTGGCTGCGACAGGACGATATCGACCTCGGCCGCCGGCCGGGACTAAGCAGTCAGGAATCTGCCGAGCTCCGCGCGGCGCGCGGCCGTGTCCGCCAGCTCGAGCAGGAGATCGCGATCCTCCGCCGGGCCGCGACGTGGCTCGACGAGGAGGGAGGAGTTG GCCCCAAAAGGGCGCACCCGGTGATCGACCGACTCGTCGACGCCGGGGCACCCACAAGCACCTGCTGCCGCCTACTGGGCGTCTCCCGTCAGGGCTACTACCGGTACCGAAAGCGCCCGACCAGTGCCACTGAGCTGCGCCGCCGCTGGCTGACCGGCCTGATCCGGGAGATCCACGTCGCCTCCCGCGGCACCTACGGCTACCGCCGCATCCACACCGAGCTCACCATCGGAATGAACATTCCGTGTTCCAGCCGGCTCATCTCCGTCCTCATGACTCGCGCCGGAATCGGTGGCCTTCCAGGCCCAGCCAGAATCAAGCGACTCAAGGGGGTCGCCACAGCGGACGACCTGGTCAACCGCAAGTTCCACCGTCTCGCGCTGAACGAGCTGTGGGTCACGGACATCACCGAGCATCCCACCCGGGAGGGCAAGATCTACTGCGCCGCCGTGCTGGATGCTTGCAGCCGCAAGATCATCGGCTGGGCTATCGACTCCAAACAGGACTCCACCCTGGTCGTGAACGCTCTGGACATGGCAATCCGTGCACGTCAGCCAGGGCCCGGAGGGATCGTTCATGCGGATCACGGAGTCCAGTTCACCTCCTGGGTCTTCACTCAGAAGATCCGTTCAGCGGGACTGCTGCCGTCGTTCGGGACCGTCGGCGATGGCCTCGACAATGCGATGATGGAGTCGTTCTGGTCGACGATGCAGATCGAGCTGCTGAACCGGAAGAAGTGGAAGACGCGCATCGAGCTCGCGAACGCGATCTTCGAGTACATCGAGGTGTTCTACAACCGTCGTCGCCGGCACTCCTCCCTCGAGTACGCGACACCCCACGACTACGACCTCGCCCGCACCCCGCGGGCACTCACCACCATCGGAAGCTAG